One part of the Quercus lobata isolate SW786 chromosome 7, ValleyOak3.0 Primary Assembly, whole genome shotgun sequence genome encodes these proteins:
- the LOC115953843 gene encoding lipid droplet-associated hydrolase-like isoform X2, which produces MGRDQFDSKAKRTAHFRSCNVSSYTTELLEIHADDPKMHVLFIPGNPGVVAFYKDFVESLYEFLEGHVSVTAIGHTSHTKKNWDHGRLFSLEEQIDHKMDFIKQELENIEVPIILVGHSIGSYMAIDIFRRSLEKVTYCIGLYPFLEINPESKMQPIIRKIAASQVLSVAISLIIASLKFLPSWALRLIVTNSLGKSWSAAALEATCSHLVQYHTIRNSLFMTMTEFQKLTETPDWAFMRENREKLAFLFGVDDHWAPLQMFEEVPGIALSTESNHTHTFSCTEAGSSFVAKYVASLIKNQLLCSGL; this is translated from the exons ATGGGTCGAGACCAATTCGATTCCAAAGCTAAAAGGACTGCTCATTTTCGATCATGCAACGTGTCCAG tTACACCACTGAATTGCTGGAGATTCATGCTGATGATCCTAAAATGCATGTTTTATTTATCCCTGGAAATCCAG GTGTTGTTGCATTTTACAAGGACTTTGTGGAATCACTGTACGAGTTTCTTGAAGGCCATGTATCTGTAACAG CTATTGGGCACACTTCTCACACGAAAAAG AACTGGGACCATGGACGGTTGTTCTCATTAGAAGAACAAATAGACCATAAG ATGGATTTCATCAAGCAGGAGCTAGAAAACATTGAAGTTCCTATAATACTG GTTGGGCATTCTATTGGTTCATATATGGCTATTGATATATTTAGGAGATCCTTGGAGAAG GTGACATATTGCATTGGACTATATCCCTTTTTGGAAATAAACCCAGAATCGAAGATGCAGCCTATTATTCGGAAGATTGCAGC GTCACAAGTTTTAAGTGTTGCAATTAGTCTTATAATAGCATCGTTGAAATTTTTACCAAGCTGGGCTTTGAGGTTGATTGTGACAAACTCTCTGGGGAAATCATGGTCAGCTGCTGCACTTGAGGCTACTTGCTCACACTTGGTGCAG TACCATACTATCCGGAATTCACTCTTTATGACAATGACAGAGTTccaaaag CTTACTGAAACACCAGATTGGGCATTTATGAGAGAAAATCGGGAGAAACTTGCATTTTTGTTTGGTGTTGATGATCACTGGGCTCCACTTCAAATGTTCGAAGAG GTCCCAGGTATTGCTCTATCAACTGAAAGCAACCATACTCACACTTTCTCATGCACTGAGGCTGGTTCATCATTTGTTGCAAAGTATGTAGCAAGCTTGATCAAGAATCAATTATTGTGTTCAGGGCTCTGA
- the LOC115953843 gene encoding lipid droplet-associated hydrolase-like isoform X4 codes for MGRDQFDSKAKRTAHFRSCNVSSYTTELLEIHADDPKMHVLFIPGNPGVVAFYKDFVESLYEFLEGHVSVTAIGHTSHTKKNWDHGRLFSLEEQIDHKMDFIKQELENIEVPIILVGHSIGSYMAIDIFRRSLEKVTYCIGLYPFLEINPESKMQPIIRKIAASQVLSVAISLIIASLKFLPSWALRLIVTNSLGKSWSAAALEATCSHLVQISNQVPGIALSTESNHTHTFSCTEAGSSFVAKYVASLIKNQLLCSGL; via the exons ATGGGTCGAGACCAATTCGATTCCAAAGCTAAAAGGACTGCTCATTTTCGATCATGCAACGTGTCCAG tTACACCACTGAATTGCTGGAGATTCATGCTGATGATCCTAAAATGCATGTTTTATTTATCCCTGGAAATCCAG GTGTTGTTGCATTTTACAAGGACTTTGTGGAATCACTGTACGAGTTTCTTGAAGGCCATGTATCTGTAACAG CTATTGGGCACACTTCTCACACGAAAAAG AACTGGGACCATGGACGGTTGTTCTCATTAGAAGAACAAATAGACCATAAG ATGGATTTCATCAAGCAGGAGCTAGAAAACATTGAAGTTCCTATAATACTG GTTGGGCATTCTATTGGTTCATATATGGCTATTGATATATTTAGGAGATCCTTGGAGAAG GTGACATATTGCATTGGACTATATCCCTTTTTGGAAATAAACCCAGAATCGAAGATGCAGCCTATTATTCGGAAGATTGCAGC GTCACAAGTTTTAAGTGTTGCAATTAGTCTTATAATAGCATCGTTGAAATTTTTACCAAGCTGGGCTTTGAGGTTGATTGTGACAAACTCTCTGGGGAAATCATGGTCAGCTGCTGCACTTGAGGCTACTTGCTCACACTTGGTGCAG ATTTCCAATCAGGTCCCAGGTATTGCTCTATCAACTGAAAGCAACCATACTCACACTTTCTCATGCACTGAGGCTGGTTCATCATTTGTTGCAAAGTATGTAGCAAGCTTGATCAAGAATCAATTATTGTGTTCAGGGCTCTGA
- the LOC115953843 gene encoding lipid droplet-associated hydrolase-like isoform X5 has translation MGRDQFDSKAKRTAHFRSCNVSSYTTELLEIHADDPKMHVLFIPGNPGVVAFYKDFVESLYEFLEGHVSVTAIGHTSHTKKNWDHGRLFSLEEQIDHKMDFIKQELENIEVPIILVGHSIGSYMAIDIFRRSLEKVTYCIGLYPFLEINPESKMQPIIRKIAASQVLSVAISLIIASLKFLPSWALRLIVTNSLGKSWSAAALEATCSHLVQVKISMNPTRIWLHKLQINFQESIPYYPEFTLYDNDRVPKAY, from the exons ATGGGTCGAGACCAATTCGATTCCAAAGCTAAAAGGACTGCTCATTTTCGATCATGCAACGTGTCCAG tTACACCACTGAATTGCTGGAGATTCATGCTGATGATCCTAAAATGCATGTTTTATTTATCCCTGGAAATCCAG GTGTTGTTGCATTTTACAAGGACTTTGTGGAATCACTGTACGAGTTTCTTGAAGGCCATGTATCTGTAACAG CTATTGGGCACACTTCTCACACGAAAAAG AACTGGGACCATGGACGGTTGTTCTCATTAGAAGAACAAATAGACCATAAG ATGGATTTCATCAAGCAGGAGCTAGAAAACATTGAAGTTCCTATAATACTG GTTGGGCATTCTATTGGTTCATATATGGCTATTGATATATTTAGGAGATCCTTGGAGAAG GTGACATATTGCATTGGACTATATCCCTTTTTGGAAATAAACCCAGAATCGAAGATGCAGCCTATTATTCGGAAGATTGCAGC GTCACAAGTTTTAAGTGTTGCAATTAGTCTTATAATAGCATCGTTGAAATTTTTACCAAGCTGGGCTTTGAGGTTGATTGTGACAAACTCTCTGGGGAAATCATGGTCAGCTGCTGCACTTGAGGCTACTTGCTCACACTTGGTGCAGGTGAAGATATCCATGAATCCGACACGGATTTGGCTTCATAAGTTGCAAATAAACTTTCAAGAAAGCA TACCATACTATCCGGAATTCACTCTTTATGACAATGACAGAGTTccaaaag CTTACTGA
- the LOC115953843 gene encoding lipid droplet-associated hydrolase-like isoform X3: MGRDQFDSKAKRTAHFRSCNVSSYTTELLEIHADDPKMHVLFIPGNPGVVAFYKDFVESLYEFLEGHVSVTAIGHTSHTKKNWDHGRLFSLEEQIDHKMDFIKQELENIEVPIILVGHSIGSYMAIDIFRRSLEKVTYCIGLYPFLEINPESKMQPIIRKIAASQVLSVAISLIIASLKFLPSWALRLIVTNSLGKSWSAAALEATCSHLVQYHTIRNSLFMTMTEFQKISNQVPGIALSTESNHTHTFSCTEAGSSFVAKYVASLIKNQLLCSGL, from the exons ATGGGTCGAGACCAATTCGATTCCAAAGCTAAAAGGACTGCTCATTTTCGATCATGCAACGTGTCCAG tTACACCACTGAATTGCTGGAGATTCATGCTGATGATCCTAAAATGCATGTTTTATTTATCCCTGGAAATCCAG GTGTTGTTGCATTTTACAAGGACTTTGTGGAATCACTGTACGAGTTTCTTGAAGGCCATGTATCTGTAACAG CTATTGGGCACACTTCTCACACGAAAAAG AACTGGGACCATGGACGGTTGTTCTCATTAGAAGAACAAATAGACCATAAG ATGGATTTCATCAAGCAGGAGCTAGAAAACATTGAAGTTCCTATAATACTG GTTGGGCATTCTATTGGTTCATATATGGCTATTGATATATTTAGGAGATCCTTGGAGAAG GTGACATATTGCATTGGACTATATCCCTTTTTGGAAATAAACCCAGAATCGAAGATGCAGCCTATTATTCGGAAGATTGCAGC GTCACAAGTTTTAAGTGTTGCAATTAGTCTTATAATAGCATCGTTGAAATTTTTACCAAGCTGGGCTTTGAGGTTGATTGTGACAAACTCTCTGGGGAAATCATGGTCAGCTGCTGCACTTGAGGCTACTTGCTCACACTTGGTGCAG TACCATACTATCCGGAATTCACTCTTTATGACAATGACAGAGTTccaaaag ATTTCCAATCAGGTCCCAGGTATTGCTCTATCAACTGAAAGCAACCATACTCACACTTTCTCATGCACTGAGGCTGGTTCATCATTTGTTGCAAAGTATGTAGCAAGCTTGATCAAGAATCAATTATTGTGTTCAGGGCTCTGA
- the LOC115953843 gene encoding lipid droplet-associated hydrolase-like isoform X1, which translates to MGRDQFDSKAKRTAHFRSCNVSSYTTELLEIHADDPKMHVLFIPGNPGVVAFYKDFVESLYEFLEGHVSVTAIGHTSHTKKNWDHGRLFSLEEQIDHKMDFIKQELENIEVPIILVGHSIGSYMAIDIFRRSLEKVTYCIGLYPFLEINPESKMQPIIRKIAASQVLSVAISLIIASLKFLPSWALRLIVTNSLGKSWSAAALEATCSHLVQYHTIRNSLFMTMTEFQKLTETPDWAFMRENREKLAFLFGVDDHWAPLQMFEEISNQVPGIALSTESNHTHTFSCTEAGSSFVAKYVASLIKNQLLCSGL; encoded by the exons ATGGGTCGAGACCAATTCGATTCCAAAGCTAAAAGGACTGCTCATTTTCGATCATGCAACGTGTCCAG tTACACCACTGAATTGCTGGAGATTCATGCTGATGATCCTAAAATGCATGTTTTATTTATCCCTGGAAATCCAG GTGTTGTTGCATTTTACAAGGACTTTGTGGAATCACTGTACGAGTTTCTTGAAGGCCATGTATCTGTAACAG CTATTGGGCACACTTCTCACACGAAAAAG AACTGGGACCATGGACGGTTGTTCTCATTAGAAGAACAAATAGACCATAAG ATGGATTTCATCAAGCAGGAGCTAGAAAACATTGAAGTTCCTATAATACTG GTTGGGCATTCTATTGGTTCATATATGGCTATTGATATATTTAGGAGATCCTTGGAGAAG GTGACATATTGCATTGGACTATATCCCTTTTTGGAAATAAACCCAGAATCGAAGATGCAGCCTATTATTCGGAAGATTGCAGC GTCACAAGTTTTAAGTGTTGCAATTAGTCTTATAATAGCATCGTTGAAATTTTTACCAAGCTGGGCTTTGAGGTTGATTGTGACAAACTCTCTGGGGAAATCATGGTCAGCTGCTGCACTTGAGGCTACTTGCTCACACTTGGTGCAG TACCATACTATCCGGAATTCACTCTTTATGACAATGACAGAGTTccaaaag CTTACTGAAACACCAGATTGGGCATTTATGAGAGAAAATCGGGAGAAACTTGCATTTTTGTTTGGTGTTGATGATCACTGGGCTCCACTTCAAATGTTCGAAGAG ATTTCCAATCAGGTCCCAGGTATTGCTCTATCAACTGAAAGCAACCATACTCACACTTTCTCATGCACTGAGGCTGGTTCATCATTTGTTGCAAAGTATGTAGCAAGCTTGATCAAGAATCAATTATTGTGTTCAGGGCTCTGA
- the LOC115953756 gene encoding transcription repressor OFP6, with product MPTSKRKLLINKVSVNIGCSCRKSKLCHIFNPKPKPKTPTYQKHKSYPSSSSSSWDKDNTNTNTVSPSVDYTESDDIKGSRTVRGFGKIDSESVAVEKESDDPYLDFRQSMLQMILENEIYSKEDLRELLTCFLQLNSPYHHGIIVRAFTEIWNGVFSVRSSSPNLYFGCKSREI from the coding sequence ATGCCTACCAGCAAAAGAAAACTCCTCATCAACAAAGTTTCAGTCAACATAGGGTGTAGCTGCAGAAAATCAAAGCTATGTCACATATTCAATCCaaagccaaaacccaaaacccccacataccaaaaacacaaaagctacccctcttcttcttcaagttcatgggacaaagacaacacaaacacaaacacagtgTCTCCAAGCGTTGACTACACAGAGAGTGATGATATAAAGGGCTCAAGGACAGTCAGAGGGTTTGGCAAAATAGATAGTGAGAGTGTTGCAGTTGAGAAAGAATCAGATGACCCATATTTGGATTTTCGACAGTCAATGCTCCAAATGATATTGGAGAATGAAATATACTCCAAAGAAGACCTTAGGGAGCTCCTGACTTGTTTTTTGCAGCTGAACTCGCCGTACCACCATGGAATCATTGTTAGAGCTTTCACTGAGATATGGAATGGAGTGTTTTCTGTGAGGTCTAGCTCTCCTAATCTTTACTTTGGATGCAAGTCACGTGAGATTtag